One Aphidius gifuensis isolate YNYX2018 linkage group LG3, ASM1490517v1, whole genome shotgun sequence DNA window includes the following coding sequences:
- the LOC122850970 gene encoding uncharacterized protein LOC122850970 — MTKVSSIKNGKHTKKIPPPIDVKVRTKKRKKRKDLEQIRQSVLDARQDLRRERRLAGALKYKGPSNVLDKTLRDFADIREENENKTQGISNKGENKNERILCTRLLHEPTIGLFKKGAKGNEVKRRVDVTLSDAADARLRGDVIRLLNGDNTSPRNNDNNERKIIQEEKIISKQVKPVHANLEESEKTPSPVLLHRTNWISKDENAKNLKKKDDNNRRLFEIDDDDDDDNDDSNINKDLPAMDSLEFSPKASRVDESDSIDGPNDLNKHKKLPKLNDCSSSLNRWRWSPATCFEEYCSIVCVGTFTNFIDNCTVEDPVERIRNELMATYKEVRGQQKNDDNHYANKEFECTPQFSDSSTVTCEVVGHHGSHNKVISKSSTNSSLATTVLTDDKNDVIEVPELKHYFKNLDSKVTPQNKMVKQNDGRIVRVSLQQPFRTPRNSLDLLTSIDMTRNKNDKYSKKNTERLNHVPFQEKVYHDKKKEFHRIYLPEQTSLNIQENEFNNNFIEKKNNFDAVSEYSIDKGYDQDLTSPSLGWSASHEAKLVQLPPSYSKHIPTILRRSTNNKTVHFNLDLTNHQRRIKNNYVNTPDNNLSNNYETEYNDAILRGFKVLSCSEVERSKAKFNERGKISGHFLSNQPAKYLAMSEENDKSLVPRRVPVYHNVEKIDNKNLNDTLAYSDIYKKSNRVLTPPLGKIYPQKHQSISFDHSVLLNTNLHNDKNYLHRDLFSQEHLKKIQHRQRLYGIDHVDRQHKAQALNYFAPINSYEESSREVKCFENLCDKKNCHECFQARLKNTIRKI, encoded by the exons atgacCAAAGTATCAAGCATTAAAAATggtaaacatacaaaaaaaataccaccACCCATTGATGTTAAAGtgcgaacaaaaaaaagaaaaaagcgcAAAGATTTAGAGCAAATAAGACAAAGTGTTCTTGATGCAAGACAGGACTTg cGTCGAGAAAGAAGACTTGCTGGTGCTTTAAAATACAAAGGACCATCAAATGTGCTAGATAAAACACTGAGAGATTTTGCTGATATTCGTGAagaaaat GAAAATAAAACTCAAGGTATATCCAACAAAGGAGAAAACAAAAACGAGAGAATATTGTGCACAAGATTATTGCATGAACCg acaattggattatttaaaaaaggagCAAAGGGTAATGAGGTCAAAAGGAGAGTAGATGTCACATTATCTGATGCAGCTGATGCTCGTCTTCGTGGTGACGTTATAAGGCTACTCAATGGGGACAATACATCACCAAG aaataatgataacaatgaaagaaaaattatccaagaggaaaaaataatatcaaaacaaGTAAAGCCTGTTCATGCGAATCTTGAAGAAAGTGAAAAAACTCCTAGTCCTGTCTTATTACATcg aacaaaCTGGATATCAAAAGATGAAAATGCCaagaatttaaagaaaaaagatgataataatagacGATTATTTGAGattgatgacgatgatgatgatgataatgatgattctAACATTAACAAAGATTTACCTGCTATGGATTCATTGGa ATTTTCACCAAAAGCATCTCGTGTTGATGAAAGTGATTCAATTGATGGACCAAATGATttgaataaacataaaaaattaccaaaattaaatgattgttCAAGTTCATTAAATCGCTGGCGATGGTCACCAGCAACTTGTTTTGAAGAATACTGTTCAATTGTTTGTGTTGGTACTTTTAcaaatttcattgataattgTACAGTAGaag atccTGTAGAAAGAATAAGAAATGAACTTATGGCAACATACAAAGAAGTACGTggtcaacaaaaaaatgatgataatcatTATGCCAATAAAGAGTTTGAATGTACACCACAATTTAGTGACAGTAGTACAGTTACATGTGAAGTTGTGGGACATCATGGCTCACATAACAAAGTAATATCAAAGTCCTCAACAAACTCTTCACTAGCGACGACTGTTCTAACTGATGACAAAAATGATGTAATTGAGGTACCAGAGCTTAAACACTATTTCAAGAATTTAGATAGTAAAGTTACACCACAAAATAAAATGGTGAAACAAAATGATGGTAGAATTGTTAGAGTTTCACTTCAACAACCCTTTAGAACACCTAGGAATTCACTGGACTTATTGACGTCTATTGATATGACTCGTAACAAgaatgataaatattcaaagaaaaatactgAAAGATTAAATCACGTACCATTTCAAGAGAAAGtttatcatgataaaaaaaaagaatttcatcGAATATATTTGCCTGAACAAACATCATTAAATATCcaagaaaatgaatttaataataattttattgaaaag aaaaataattttgatgctGTCAGTGAGTATAGCATTGACAAAGGATATGATCAAGATTTAACATCACCCTCACTTGGATGGAGTGCTTCTCATGAAGCAAAATTAGTACAACTTCCACCAAGCTATTCTAAACATATACCAACTATTCTTCGTCGTTCAACCAATAATAAGACAGTACATTTTAATCTTGACTTAACAAATCATCAacgaagaattaaaaataattatgttaataCGCCAGACAATAATTTATCGA ataattacGAAACAGAATATAATGATGCAATTCTTCGTGGTTTTAAAGTATTGTCGTGCTCTGAGGTAGAACGAAGTAAagcaaaatttaatgaaagaGGTAAAATAAgtggacattttttatcaaatcaacCAGCAAAATATTTAGCCATGAGtgaagaaaatgataaatcattggTACCACGTAGAGTACCAGTTTATCataatgtagaaaaaatagataataaaaatttgaatgataCTCTAGCATACtctgatatttataaaaaatcaaatcgaGTATTAACACCACCACTTGGTAAAATATATCCACAAAAACATCAAAGTATTAGCTTCGATCATTCAGTGTTATTAAATACGAATTtacataatgataaaaattatctacaTCGAGACTTATTTAGTCAagagcatttaaaaaaaattcaacatcgTCAACGCTTGTATGGGATTGATCATGTAGATCGACAACACAAAGCACAAGCACTTAATTATTTTGCTCCAATAAATTCTTATGAAGAAAGCTCACGAGAAGTAaaatgttttgaaaatttatgtgataaaaaaaattgtcatgaaTGTTTTCAAGCTAGActaaaaaatactattcgtaaaatttga
- the LOC122852276 gene encoding uncharacterized protein LOC122852276, translating into MKWLSVLLFILIQQCTVGLSSNKSKCPTISIQNGKVQIRRGKIIKFDCLNKFTLVGNKYSTCVRGEWDTPAPVCINAVPPIYEILLNIYFCEPNYELVGAPEIYCNGKQWNDTTPYCRDTTAMAPLKCDFEKTDLCWWEQDPKHDFDWQRHNFETPSSRIGTGPTHDHTLGAGNSGYYLYVEASGRLENDTARIISPLYYSNLTTNGCFSLWYHMYGSTVGSLRVYFRPEISSENPRLMFEKHGNQGNNWYQGIFNLPPSNVSFQIIIEGVRGSSYVSDMAVDDVAILQGDECRDAEKKISATTVQSITEQDDQVEIVNAMQSCYGRCGDSQKINTWTSMSPMTSPDICQCTIDCADNSTCCPDFSEYCVLGFSDGSSVDTSTIINSEPLPPEPKDGIDPNVTQPPVKSTSEKPTSTTTQKSTTKLVLTTPTTTTTSTKRPPKTITSTTKGQIQTVSPIVIATTIKYHDQTQTESNLIVEKIQYNNKKSSMTIIIFIVVPIATMIIAVISIFIITQRKKIYKKNSSKINSSALPEDSDVRFLTSDEVLDFNLARMPEDYNEL; encoded by the exons atGAAGTGGCtttcagttttattatttattctgatACAACAATGCACCGTTggattatcatcaaataaat caAAATGTCCGAcaatttcaattcaaaatgGCAAGGTTCAAATTAGAAgaggaaaaattataaaatttgattgtttgaataaatttacactTGTTGGCAACAAATATTCTACATGTGTACGAGGAGAATGGGATACACCAGCTCCAGTTTGCATCA atgcTGTTCCTCCAATATATGAAatcttgttaaatatatatttttgtgaacCAAATTACGAGCTTGTTGGTGCACCAGAAATTTATTGTAATGGAAAACAATGGAATGATACTACACCCTATTGTCGag atacAACTGCAATGGCTCCACTAAAATGTGACTTTGAAAAAACTGATTTATGCTGGTGGGAACAAGATCCAAAGCATGATTTTGATTGGCAACGACATAATTTTGAAACACCAAGTTCTCGTATTGGCACAGGACCTACACATGATCATACACTTGGTGCAGGAAACAGTG GATATTATCTTTATGTTGAAGCATCCGGTAGACTTGAAAATGACACTGCAAGAATTATATCGCCTTTGTATTATTCCAATCTGACTACTAATGGATGTTTTTCTCTGTg gTATCACATGTATGGCTCGACAGTTGGAAGCTTACGTGTTTATTTTAGGCCTGAGATAAGTAGTGAAAATCCAAGACTTATGTTTGAAAAGCACGGTAATCAAGGGAATAATTGGTACCagggtatttttaatttaccaccAAGCAACGTTAGTTttcag ATAATAATTGAGGGAGTACGAGGTTCTAGTTATGTCAGTGATATGGCAGTTGACGATGTGGCTATTCTTCAGGGTGACGAGTGTCGAGatgccgaaaaaaaaatttcagctACAACTGTTCAATCTATTACTGAACAagatg atCAAGTTGAAATTGTCAATGCCATGCAAAGTTGTTATGGAAGATGTGGTGATAGTCAAAAAATCAACACTTGGACGTCAATGAGTCCAATGACATCACCGGATATATGCCAGTGTACGATTGATTGTGCTGATAATTCAACGTGCTGTCCTGATTTTTCCGAATATTGCGTTCtag gattctcaGATGGATCGTCAGTTGATACATCAACGATAATAAATTCAGAGCCACTTCCACCAGAACCAAAAGACGGAATTGATCCAAATGTAACTCAACCACCAGTTAAATCAACAAGTGAAAAGCCAACATCAACAACTACTCAAAAATCCACGACTAAACTAGTGttaacaacaccaacaacaacgacaacatCAACGAAACGACCTCCTAAGacaataacatcaacaacaaaaggACAAATTCAAACAGTATCACCTATTGTCATTGCAACGACTATCAAGTATCATGATCAAACGCAAACCGAGTCAAATTTAAtcgttgaaaaaattcaatataataataaaaaatcatcaatgacaattattatatttattgttgtacCAATTGCAACAATGATAATTGCTGTTattagtatatttataattacacaaagaaaaaaaatatataaaaaaaattcgagtaaaataaatagttcAGCATTACCAGAGGATAGTGATGTACGGTTTTTAACATCCGATGAAGTGCTTGACTTTAATCTTGCACGAATGCCGGAAGATTATAATGAACTCTAG
- the LOC122852274 gene encoding leukocyte elastase inhibitor B-like, translated as MFRHTSIKMLGLLIFQTFIMFVVGQDLFFPDQVDDYQNFDYQNNRFSPFRPLQSPNVHYSDSQAKYDAPQSIQVSSSSSSAQIPREPEYWANHVNNIISRGVTNFGLKLNRVLQNDERQRDPDNIVFSPTSLVETLSMVLLGSAGKTFNEVVKILGFDRDIDVSLHSEIIHRLFGLKLQSIVTNKGDKFGPQITSANGIFVQDGYPIRPEFLAISKGIYHNDVINVNFRENPWSARQIVNEWVDKMTRGRINTLLSDPPSYDTKVILASTLYFNAEWNQHFMAGSTKQRPFTLPSGQTITVDMMFNGGKFPFYEDQQLGVMMLALPYKNGAKGPMKPAHFSEFESTMYLMLPTSDSSNSLADLENRLTPEIIDSLISHLKVEACIIAVPKMKLSTTLNLNRALQALGLSSLFVPGEANLALLSPGLETTKWQNQDPIKRDDDGIFSRFGEQTESPNNERDFSNKKGYIKYEDIRGGYSIQQWSNGVYIENNRKIKSPSRSKRSSPNNDDDTVNENNIKINSLHNQKNDNLRNKRQTINDNFRGFIERQDISQFGIDTLRNSGQLGNPGLFASDVLHKVEIDITETGTVAASATSVTLNRSGNYKRFVADRPFNFIIRHNPTKLILFQGTINKPTPNYS; from the exons ATGTTTCGACACACATCTATA aaaaTGTTGGgcttattgatttttcaaacatttattatgtttGTGGTTGgtcaagatttattttttcctgatCAAGTTGATGACTatcaaaattttgattatcaaaataatcgaTTCTCACCTTTTCGTCCATTGCAATCACCCAATGTTCATTACAGTGATAGCCAGGCTAAATATGATGCTCCACAATCAATCCAAgtatcgtcatcatcatcatccgcGCAAATTCCAAGGGAACCCGAATACTGGGCAAATCAT gtgaataatataataagcAGAGGTGTTACGAATTTTGGTTTGAAATTAAATCGTGTATTACAAAATGATGAAAGACAACGTGATCCTGATAACATTGTATTTTCACCAACTAGTCTTGTTGAAACATTGTCAATGGTATTACTTGGTTCAGCTGGTAAAACATTTAACGAAGTTGTTAAAATACTTGGCTTTGATAGAGACATTGATGTCTCTCTTCATTCGGAGATTATTCATCGTTTATTTGGACTTAAATTGCAATCGATTGTCACAAATAAAGGAGACAAATTTGGGCCACAGATCACCTCTGCCAATGGCATATTTGTTCAG GATGGCTATCCAATTCGACCCGAATTTTTAGCCATAAGTAAAGGTATATATCACAATGACGTGATAAATGTAAACTTTCGTGAGAATCCATGGAGTGCACGACAAATCGTAAATGAATGGGTGGACAAGATGACTAGAGGACGAATCAATACTCTGCTATCTGATCCACCCAGTTACGACACTAAAGTTATTTTAGCCTCAACACTTTATTTTAATGCTGAATGGAATCAGCATTTTATGGCTGGATCTACAAAACA aagacCATTTACATTACCTTCTGGTCAAACAATCACTGTTGATATGATGTTTAATGGTGGTAAATTTCCGTTTTATGAGGATCAACAGTTGGGTGTCATGATGTTAGCACTTCCATATAAAAATGGTGCAAAAGGACCT ATGAAACCAGCACATTTTTCAGAGTTTGAATCAACAATGTATCTCATGCTACCAACTTCAGATTCATCAAATTCTTTGGCTGACCTTGAAAATCGTTTAACTCCGGAGATAATTGATTCACTTATATCTCATTTAAAAGTTGAAGCTTGTATAATTGCAGTaccaaaaatgaaattatcaacaacattaaatttaaatcgtGCACTTCAAGCACTTGGTTTATCATCACTTTTTGTTCCTGGTGAAGCAAATTTGGCATTATTATCACCAGGTTTAGAAACAACAAAATGGCAAAATCAAGATCCAATAAAacgtgatgatgatggtataTTTTCTCGTTTTGGTGAACAAACTGAATCACCAAATAATGAACGAGATTTTAGTAACAAAAAAGGATACATTAAGTATGAAGATATACGTGGTGGTTATTCAATTCAACAATGGTCAAATGGTgtttacattgaaaataatcgTAAAATAAAATCTCCATCACGATCAAAGAGATCCAGtccaaataatgatgatgatactgtaaatgaaaacaatattaaaataaattcattacataaccaaaaaaatgataacttACGCAATAAACGCCAAAcgattaatgataattttcgaGGGTTTATTGAACGACAGGATATATCACAATTTGGTATTGACACATTGAGAAATAGTGGTCAACTTGGTAATCCAGGTCTCTTTGCATCAGACGTACTACACAAAGTTGAAATTGATATAACTGAAACTGGTACTGTTGCTGCTTCAGCAACGAGTGTTACTCTCAATCGAAGTGGCAACTACAAACGTTTCGTTGCTGATAGACcattcaatttcattattcGACACAATCCAACAAAACTCATTCTCTTTCAAGGTACAATCAATAAACCAACACCAAATTATTcatag
- the LOC122852275 gene encoding uncharacterized protein LOC122852275, with the protein MRKKTAKIYSTISRHVNGRQFILENKIFLNILKQKINDSDASVRYFNALTIQNITLDLYTANSLVDLSAFVNIIVQRFTDENSEILIILLSSLEHLLLLRINESQNESDGTMEALVGLFNRLNDNMNIVGHILACLVSLCQNTSGIVKAIEMNLLTTFKSLLYDTNDMICGEMTTLMAFMTLLNDGKYRAIEFIDKLVELAGNSANQKCRIMSIKTLTNIAEVPDSREILLEFHSMFIEDIDTCCDDFIEYHKKKLLDVIRWSP; encoded by the exons ATGCGAAAAAAAACcgcaaaaatttattcaactatttCAAGACACGTCAATGGACGACAgtttatacttgaaaataaaatttttttaaatattttaaaacaaaaaataaatgattctGATGCATCTGTTAGATATTTTAACGCTTTaacaattcaaaatataacTTTGGATCTAtaca ctgcaaATTCTTTAGTTGATTTATCAGCATTTGTAAACATAATCGTTCAACGTTTTACCGATGAAAATTCCGAGATATTG ATAATTCTGCTTTCGAGTCTCGAGCATCTCTTGTTGTTACGCATCAATGAATCTCAAAATGAAAGTGATGGGACAATGGAAGCACTCGTTGGACTTTTCAATAGACTGAACGATAATATGAACATCGTTGGTCATATTCTTGCTTGTCTAGTTTCACTCTGTCAGAATACTTCAGGAATAGTCAAGGCAATTGAAATGAACCTCTTGACGACTTTCAAAAGTCTATTGTATGATACT aacGATATGATTTGTGGTGAAATGACGACTTTGATGGCATTTATGACATTATTGAATGATGGTAAATATCGTgctattgaatttattgacaaaCTTGTGGAATTGGCTGGTAACTCAGCAAATCAAAAGTGCCGTATCATGTCTATCAAG ACGTTGACAAACATTGCTGAAGTACCAGATTCAAGAGAGATACTACTTGAATTTCATTCAATGTTTATTGAGGACATTGATACGTGTTGTGATGATTTTATTGAGTACCACAAAAAGAAATTACTTGATGTAATACGTTGGTCTCCATGA